The region ATCATATAAAGAACGCGTTGGTTTTCCCATATAATGCAATACCGTATCCGAAACATGCTCAGGTGCAACCTTCAACTGCCCACTTACATGATGCTCCACTAATTCGCGGAAAAATTCATCATTCTTGTCATACATCACATAATCATAACGAATACCCGAACGCACAAAGACTTTCTTCACCTTCGGTAAAGTTCTTAACTTGCGTAAAAGATCAAGATAATCACTATGATCCACCTTCAGTTGTTTACAAGGATTTGGATGTAAACATTGCTTCTTCTTGCAGACACCTTTTGTCATCTGCTTATCACAACTTGGGGCATAGAAATTAGCCGTTGGTCCCCCAACATCATGAATATATCCTTTAAAATCAACATCCTCAGTAATTTTCTTTGCTTCTTCAATAATAGACTCTTTAGAACGAGTTTGAATCGTACGTCCTTGATGGAACGTCAAAGCACAGAAATTACATCCTCCGAAACATCCACGATTTGAAATTAAACTAAACTTCACTTCATCAATCGCCGGAATATGACCCATTTCTTCATACATCGGATGATACTTTCTCGTATAAGGAAGGGCATACGTATAATCCATTTCCTCTTGAGTTAAACGTTCACCTGGTGGATTTTGAACTACATACCAACCTTGGCAAGGCTCCACTAATGTCTTAGCGACAATTGAATCAGTATTTTCATACTGAATATTAAAACTTTTTGCATAGGTCATTTTATCCGCTACAATTTCCTCATAGCTTGGAAGCATAATATAATCATACGCGCGGTCTAAATCTTTTGTCTTCCATACTGAACCACGAATATAAACTAAATCTTCAACTGCAATTCCAGCATTTAAGGCATCTGCAACCTCAATAATAATTTTTTCACCCATACCATACAGTAATAAATCAGCCTTGGCATCTAACAATAACGAGCGACGTACTTTATCATCCCAATAATCATAATGAGCTAAACGACGTAAGGATGCCTCAATTCCACCCACAATAATCGGAACATCAGGATAAGCCTGACGTGCCATATGTGAATAAACAATCGTTGCACGATCAGGTCGTTTTCCCATCTCACCGTTCGGTGTATAAGAATCTTTTTTACGACGGCGCTTAGAAACCGAATAGTGATTTACCATGGAATCAATATTTCCTGAAGAAATTAAAAATCCTAAACGAGGCTTTCCAAAACGTCTAAACTCCTCAACATCTTTCCAGTTTGGCTGAGAAATGATACAAACCTTATAACCATATGCCTCAAGCGTTCTTGTAATAATAGCGGCTCCAAAAGAAGGATGATCCACATAAGCATCACCCGTAATATAAACAAAGTCAGCCTGTTCCCATCCACGCGCTTCCATTTCTTCACGTGTTACCGGTAAAAATTCTGACATATTATCACCTCATCAAATTCAATATATCGCCATTATAACAGGTTTATTCTAAAAACACGAACCACATTTATTAACAATAGACATAAAAAAAAACGACTTAATGTCGTTTTTTCACTCTATTCAAAAATGATACCCTCTGTTAAATAACTATTTTGATACAAATCTGTCAGACAATAATAAACTAAACAATCATTTTCACCAATCGATTGATAATTCACCACAAGACCTGATTCATCTACAACTAAAGGATCTCCTAAATAATAACTCCCATCATATTCCCCGTCATATGTATAACCATCTACTATAAAATTTAATATATCCCCCTCTTTAATCGGAACAAGTCCTCGAAGTAAAATAGAAGACTCATCATATCCATATCGATAACCAGCTACCTTCCCCTCCGGTTTTTCATTATCCCAGATTAAAATAATTTCAACCTCTTGATTATTTACATGAGCAGGGACATAACCATAAGACATCCACTTATCCCCATCCACTTCTTCACCCAGTGCATAAAAAGGCACAATATGATCATTAATAGCGACCCACGTATGGTCAAACGTCATCATCAAATCCCCATCATCATCAAACTCATAAAGATTATCAAAACCCAACTCCAAATAACCTTCCCCATCATCATAATAAACCTGGCACTCAACCTTTGAAATCAAATTCCAGTCCTCATCCGATAAAATAAGCGCATAATACTCTCCCTTATCCTCAATCTCCCAATCATAATCCATATAATTACAGTCCAACATCATTCTTACAAAAAGCTCCATAAACGAGACATACCCCTCATCTATCCCCAACTGCATATAAACATCCATCATTCCATCAAAATACTCAAGCTCTGAGTATGGAAAATAAACAGATATCCCACCTATATCATCAGATGAATTAGAACTGGCTTTATACTTTACACAATCATTAATAGCTTCAATGAGCACATCAGATTGCTCTAAATCAATTTCTTTTGCTAAATCTGCCAAATCAACATGGTCAATATCAGTATTTCCAAAGCTTTTACTCTCACTTCGTCCTTTAGAAATTAACTCAAAATTTTGATTATTTAAAACTAAATTAGCTTCCTCTAATAACATACAAAAACTTTCATACACAGATCCAATTTTTGATAAATCACCTACGGCGAGTGTTGCGCTCATTCCATGACTTTCAACTATACTTCTGTTTATATAATCATCCACAATTTGTTTTCCTAAATCTAAAGTCTCAATACTAGGATTCTTAGAAAGAGTCGTTAACCAGTCGGTATAATACCAGCCTCCTGCTGGTTCCGTTTCTTCGGAGGCAATCATATAATCGGCATAATCATCTAACACTAATCCGACCTCAATCGTAGACATTAAACAGGCATCAAACCCAATAAAGTCAAAATAGACGCCACCATCCTCTAATGCGGTCTCAAGCTCATAAATCTTCATCGGCACCTTATCAAAATTTTCATCTACAGCAAAACCATCCAAAGCCCCTCCACCATGGTCCCATAAAATTAACACATAACGGTCAGCCATAAAATGAGTTGCCGCATAAGAAATAAAATCACTTAACGTAGAAGGATCCGCCATGTCTTTAAGCCCTAAATTTTCATCTAATAAAACAAGTTCACCATTCTCAATCAAATAACGTTGATTAGTTTCAGTACTAATCACATCATTTTTCCATTGACGGGTTCCACCCGTTTCAATAATAACATTCACTTGCTCAGATAAATCAGCTGCAAGCATTTCTTCTAAATCCTTTGTTGCAGATCCAAGCTCAGACTCTAAATCAGATCCACACATATAAACCATAACCGTTACAACCGTATCATCATGAAGCGACTCGAACTGATCACAGCCGAGTAGCATTAACAAGCACAAAAAATAAACCCCTAAATACCTCAATTAAATCGCCTCCCATTCTCAATAAAAGTATATGGGAGAATCATTTAAAGATTGACATAAAAAGAGACTAATCTTAACGATTAGTCTCTTTTTGACATTTATTTAGAAGATTTCTTTTTCTTATCGTAAACAATATAAGCAACTGTTCCAGCAACCACAAGTAACGCTGCACCTGCGATTAATAAAACCTGAGCCCACTCACCATCAGATGAGATAGAATCATCAATCATTAACACATAAGATGAATGAGGTGTCACTGTTACAGAATCACCTTTCACAACCTCAATCACATCAGTTCCCGCTACCTCACCATTTGCAACTAATTGCCAATCAGCTGATTTTGGTAAAGTAATCACTTGCTCACTATCTGTCGCGTTGTGGA is a window of Turicibacter sanguinis DNA encoding:
- a CDS encoding YgiQ family radical SAM protein, with translation MSEFLPVTREEMEARGWEQADFVYITGDAYVDHPSFGAAIITRTLEAYGYKVCIISQPNWKDVEEFRRFGKPRLGFLISSGNIDSMVNHYSVSKRRRKKDSYTPNGEMGKRPDRATIVYSHMARQAYPDVPIIVGGIEASLRRLAHYDYWDDKVRRSLLLDAKADLLLYGMGEKIIIEVADALNAGIAVEDLVYIRGSVWKTKDLDRAYDYIMLPSYEEIVADKMTYAKSFNIQYENTDSIVAKTLVEPCQGWYVVQNPPGERLTQEEMDYTYALPYTRKYHPMYEEMGHIPAIDEVKFSLISNRGCFGGCNFCALTFHQGRTIQTRSKESIIEEAKKITEDVDFKGYIHDVGGPTANFYAPSCDKQMTKGVCKKKQCLHPNPCKQLKVDHSDYLDLLRKLRTLPKVKKVFVRSGIRYDYVMYDKNDEFFRELVEHHVSGQLKVAPEHVSDTVLHYMGKPTRSLYDRFVKKYYAINQKLDKDQYLVPYLMSSHPGCDLRGAIELAEYLRDINHQPEQVQDFYPTPGTLSTTMFHTGVDPRTMTPVYVPKDPHEKAMQRALIQYKNPQNYDLVYEALQKAGRLDLVGYGPECLIKPAKPKLPSKSGKPATKSNQKNGQKGGYRSQSKSYGHSKNKKKK
- a CDS encoding clostripain-related cysteine peptidase — translated: MRYLGVYFLCLLMLLGCDQFESLHDDTVVTVMVYMCGSDLESELGSATKDLEEMLAADLSEQVNVIIETGGTRQWKNDVISTETNQRYLIENGELVLLDENLGLKDMADPSTLSDFISYAATHFMADRYVLILWDHGGGALDGFAVDENFDKVPMKIYELETALEDGGVYFDFIGFDACLMSTIEVGLVLDDYADYMIASEETEPAGGWYYTDWLTTLSKNPSIETLDLGKQIVDDYINRSIVESHGMSATLAVGDLSKIGSVYESFCMLLEEANLVLNNQNFELISKGRSESKSFGNTDIDHVDLADLAKEIDLEQSDVLIEAINDCVKYKASSNSSDDIGGISVYFPYSELEYFDGMMDVYMQLGIDEGYVSFMELFVRMMLDCNYMDYDWEIEDKGEYYALILSDEDWNLISKVECQVYYDDGEGYLELGFDNLYEFDDDGDLMMTFDHTWVAINDHIVPFYALGEEVDGDKWMSYGYVPAHVNNQEVEIILIWDNEKPEGKVAGYRYGYDESSILLRGLVPIKEGDILNFIVDGYTYDGEYDGSYYLGDPLVVDESGLVVNYQSIGENDCLVYYCLTDLYQNSYLTEGIIFE